One Synechococcus sp. JA-2-3B'a(2-13) genomic window carries:
- a CDS encoding Mo-dependent nitrogenase C-terminal domain-containing protein, with protein MTYPYPSLPFPRVGNPLGWLGLVLNSIFRSALKWPRRWLNSIEIRGSRQARWICRLIPASCPFERDIRLGSRTIHIPALCRINPLYEEIIALRLRAAAYLAEAAAQPQPPSSQEIPSCL; from the coding sequence ATGACTTATCCCTACCCTTCTCTTCCCTTTCCCAGAGTCGGCAACCCTTTGGGATGGCTCGGCCTGGTTTTGAACTCAATTTTCAGATCCGCCCTGAAGTGGCCGCGCCGCTGGCTCAACAGCATTGAAATTCGGGGATCCCGGCAGGCCCGTTGGATTTGTCGTTTGATCCCGGCTTCCTGTCCCTTTGAGCGGGATATCCGACTGGGATCCCGCACCATCCACATTCCGGCCCTCTGTCGCATCAACCCCCTCTACGAGGAGATCATCGCCCTGCGGCTACGGGCGGCGGCTTATCTGGCCGAAGCTGCGGCTCAACCCCAGCCCCCCTCTTCTCAGGAGATCCCATCATGCCTTTGA
- a CDS encoding DUF2949 domain-containing protein, which produces MLTPDRAPLLQFLQVELGIPESALTFALKRHGCEQGPLPMILWHYGLISLEQLEQIFEWCAPPPLVTNSTHSEV; this is translated from the coding sequence ATGCTTACCCCCGATCGGGCGCCGCTGCTGCAGTTTTTGCAAGTTGAGCTTGGGATCCCGGAATCCGCCCTCACCTTCGCCCTGAAACGGCATGGGTGTGAACAGGGCCCTTTGCCCATGATTCTTTGGCATTACGGGCTGATTTCTTTGGAGCAACTGGAGCAGATTTTTGAATGGTGTGCTCCCCCTCCTCTTGTTACCAATTCTACCCATTCGGAGGTTTAA
- a CDS encoding ferritin-like domain-containing protein, translating to MTTPSPSTRSFQQVRDNPVHLGREITVPICEGLNLAWASLQGLYLQYLKHHLVVEGAEFYSIHQFFNESLQEVQNHAHEVGERLNGLGGIPASSFAKLAELCCFSPEGDDALAVRPMLEADLRAEQSLIDLLRRQAALAESVGDRATRHLYEQILLRTEERAFHLAHFLAADSLVLGLSPS from the coding sequence ATGACCACTCCATCCCCCTCAACTCGCTCCTTCCAACAAGTCCGAGACAACCCCGTTCACCTGGGACGGGAGATCACGGTTCCCATCTGCGAGGGCCTCAACCTGGCTTGGGCCAGTCTTCAGGGGCTGTATTTGCAGTATCTGAAGCACCATCTGGTTGTCGAAGGAGCAGAGTTCTACTCAATTCATCAATTTTTCAACGAAAGTCTACAGGAAGTTCAGAACCACGCCCATGAGGTGGGGGAGCGCCTGAACGGCCTGGGTGGGATCCCGGCCTCCAGCTTTGCCAAGCTGGCGGAGCTGTGCTGCTTCAGCCCAGAAGGGGACGATGCATTGGCCGTGCGGCCCATGCTGGAAGCGGATTTGCGGGCCGAGCAAAGCCTAATCGATCTGCTGCGTCGCCAGGCGGCTCTGGCGGAAAGTGTTGGGGATCGCGCCACCCGTCACCTCTACGAGCAGATTTTGCTGCGGACGGAAGAACGGGCCTTTCACCTGGCCCACTTTCTGGCTGCCGACAGCTTGGTTTTGGGCTTGTCCCCATCCTAG
- a CDS encoding Asr1405/Asl0597 family protein, with product MSPLVSPPPKTAEVLQVPRCDRWRILYRLQELDLTCGCTPTGQLWVMIRTPTEALLVHSVLRLFTLNRSGWLNWLDRCWSLQTWDPPERSAGGDDHP from the coding sequence ATGTCCCCCCTTGTTTCTCCCCCACCGAAAACGGCTGAAGTGCTGCAGGTGCCCCGTTGCGATCGCTGGCGGATTCTCTACCGTCTGCAGGAGCTGGATTTGACCTGTGGCTGTACCCCGACCGGCCAACTGTGGGTGATGATTCGCACCCCCACCGAAGCCCTCCTCGTCCACAGTGTGCTCCGCCTTTTCACCCTCAACCGCTCTGGCTGGCTGAATTGGTTGGATCGCTGCTGGTCTCTCCAGACCTGGGATCCCCCTGAGAGATCTGCAGGAGGGGATGACCACCCCTGA
- the nifB gene encoding nitrogenase cofactor biosynthesis protein NifB: protein MPPLSTPPRQGSPFPSACACSSSPRQALPPHLQQRIATHPCYSEAAHHHYARMHVAVAPACNIQCNYCNRKFDCANESRPGVVSELLTPAEAAHKVLVIAGKIPQLTVVGIAGPGDPLANPKQTFETFARIAEKAPDLKLCLSTNGLMLPDYIDEIKRLNIDHVTLTINMVDPEIGAKIYPWIRWRRKRIRGVEAARILHERQMESLDLLREADILCKVNSVLIPGINDTHLLEVNRVIQEKGAFLHNIMPLISAPEHGTYFGLIGQRGPTPQELKALQDRCSGNMRMMRHCRQCRADAVGLLGEDRSQEFTKERFMQMTPEYDPEKRRQVQASIAQLQAQQQAAPTHWTADLPPDSPSILVAVASKGGGLVNRHFGHAREFLIYEVNARGAQFVGHRKIPQYCHGGSGEDNNLEQILDLIRDCRAVLVSKIGDCPMKRIREAGIEVVEDYDLIETVALKFYRTWLVNQALDSKSSRS, encoded by the coding sequence ATGCCGCCCCTTTCAACTCCGCCCCGCCAGGGATCCCCCTTCCCATCGGCCTGCGCTTGCAGCAGCAGCCCCCGCCAGGCTCTCCCCCCTCATCTGCAGCAACGCATCGCCACCCATCCCTGCTACAGCGAAGCAGCTCACCATCACTACGCCCGCATGCACGTGGCGGTAGCCCCCGCCTGCAACATCCAGTGCAACTACTGCAACCGCAAGTTCGACTGTGCCAACGAGAGCCGGCCCGGTGTGGTCAGCGAGCTGCTTACCCCGGCGGAAGCCGCCCACAAAGTGCTGGTGATTGCCGGCAAGATCCCGCAACTGACGGTGGTGGGCATTGCTGGGCCTGGGGATCCCTTGGCCAACCCCAAGCAAACCTTCGAAACCTTTGCCCGCATCGCCGAGAAAGCCCCGGATCTCAAGCTCTGCCTTTCCACCAACGGCCTGATGTTGCCGGACTACATCGACGAGATCAAACGGCTGAACATCGACCACGTCACCCTGACCATCAACATGGTGGATCCAGAGATCGGAGCCAAGATCTACCCCTGGATCCGCTGGCGGCGCAAGCGCATTCGAGGGGTGGAGGCAGCCCGCATCCTGCACGAACGGCAGATGGAAAGCCTGGATCTGCTGCGGGAGGCAGACATCCTCTGCAAAGTCAACTCCGTTCTCATTCCCGGCATCAACGACACCCACCTCTTGGAAGTGAACCGGGTGATCCAGGAGAAAGGGGCTTTCTTGCACAACATCATGCCCCTGATCTCGGCGCCCGAACACGGCACCTACTTCGGCCTTATCGGCCAGCGGGGCCCCACCCCTCAGGAGTTGAAAGCCCTGCAAGATCGGTGCTCCGGCAACATGCGGATGATGCGCCACTGTCGCCAGTGTCGGGCGGACGCGGTGGGCCTTCTGGGGGAAGACCGCAGCCAAGAGTTCACCAAGGAGCGCTTTATGCAGATGACCCCCGAGTACGACCCCGAAAAACGCCGCCAGGTCCAGGCAAGCATTGCCCAACTGCAAGCTCAGCAGCAGGCAGCCCCGACCCACTGGACAGCCGACCTGCCTCCCGACAGCCCCTCCATCCTGGTGGCCGTGGCCAGCAAAGGCGGTGGCTTGGTCAATCGCCACTTCGGCCATGCGCGGGAGTTTTTGATCTACGAGGTCAACGCCCGTGGGGCGCAGTTTGTCGGCCACCGCAAGATCCCGCAGTACTGCCACGGGGGATCCGGCGAGGACAACAACCTAGAGCAAATTCTGGATCTCATCCGGGATTGCCGAGCTGTATTGGTCTCCAAGATTGGCGATTGCCCCATGAAGCGTATTCGCGAGGCCGGCATCGAAGTGGTGGAAGACTACGACCTCATTGAAACGGTGGCCCTCAAGTTTTACCGCACCTGGTTGGTCAACCAGGCCCTGGACAGCAAATCTTCCCGATCTTGA
- the fdxB gene encoding ferredoxin III, nif-specific, whose translation MATVTALTKGGLPWIPQFIESLDISRCLGCSRCLKVCGRGVFALRALNEDGEFVDNEEEEESERKVMTILNAALCIGCQACARICPKQCHSHAPQAV comes from the coding sequence ATGGCTACTGTAACTGCTCTCACCAAAGGCGGACTGCCCTGGATCCCACAGTTTATCGAAAGCCTGGATATCAGCCGCTGCCTCGGCTGTAGCCGTTGCCTCAAAGTCTGTGGCCGGGGTGTGTTCGCCCTCAGAGCCCTCAACGAAGACGGCGAGTTTGTCGACAACGAAGAGGAAGAAGAAAGTGAGCGCAAAGTGATGACCATCCTCAACGCTGCCCTCTGCATCGGCTGTCAGGCTTGCGCCCGCATTTGCCCAAAGCAGTGCCATTCCCACGCTCCGCAAGCCGTTTAA
- the nifS gene encoding cysteine desulfurase NifS gives MNPVIYLDNNATTAVDPLVLEAMLPYLQTFYGNPSSMHSFGGQVGRALNQAREQVAALLGADPTEIVFTSGGTEGNTTAIYAALAAQPQKRHIITTQVEHASVLNVCKHLEKQGYRVTYLSVDEQGCLDLLELEAALTGDTALVSCMAANNETGVLFPIEAVGSLARSYGAVVHVDAVQAVGKIPLDLQRLPVDLLTLSGHKLHAPKGIGALYVRRGFRFRSLLLGGHQERGRRAGTENVPGIIALGKAAELAQAHLGDPHERLLRDRLEQGLLQRIPDVQVNGHPTQRLPNTTNLGFKFVEGEAILFWLNKYGICASSGSACTSGSLEPSHVLRAMGLPYTVLHGSIRFSLSRFTQPAEVERVLEVLPGIIEHLRAISPFSHEAEDWLQQQERELARR, from the coding sequence ATGAACCCTGTGATCTACCTGGACAACAACGCCACCACCGCCGTGGATCCCCTGGTTCTGGAGGCGATGCTGCCCTATTTGCAGACCTTCTACGGCAACCCCTCCTCGATGCACAGTTTTGGCGGCCAGGTGGGGCGTGCCCTTAACCAAGCCCGCGAACAGGTGGCAGCCCTTCTGGGAGCCGACCCGACGGAGATCGTCTTCACCAGTGGCGGCACCGAAGGCAACACCACGGCCATTTATGCAGCCTTGGCAGCCCAACCCCAGAAGCGCCACATCATCACCACGCAGGTAGAGCACGCCTCGGTGCTCAACGTCTGCAAGCACCTGGAAAAACAAGGCTACCGCGTCACCTACCTCTCGGTGGATGAGCAAGGCTGCCTGGACTTGCTGGAGTTGGAAGCAGCCCTGACCGGCGATACTGCCCTGGTGAGCTGCATGGCCGCCAACAACGAGACGGGCGTGCTTTTCCCCATCGAGGCGGTGGGATCCCTGGCTCGCAGCTATGGGGCTGTTGTCCATGTGGACGCAGTACAGGCGGTGGGCAAGATCCCTCTCGATCTGCAGCGCCTGCCGGTGGATCTCCTCACCCTTTCCGGGCACAAGCTGCATGCCCCCAAGGGGATCGGCGCCCTCTATGTGCGGCGGGGCTTTCGCTTCCGTTCTCTGTTGCTGGGAGGACATCAAGAGCGGGGCCGCCGCGCCGGGACGGAAAATGTGCCGGGCATCATCGCCCTGGGCAAAGCGGCTGAGCTGGCCCAAGCCCACCTGGGGGATCCCCATGAGCGGCTGCTGCGGGATCGCTTGGAGCAGGGCTTGCTACAGCGGATCCCGGATGTCCAGGTTAACGGCCACCCCACTCAGCGGCTGCCCAACACCACCAACTTGGGCTTCAAGTTCGTGGAAGGGGAAGCGATCCTCTTCTGGCTGAACAAATACGGCATCTGCGCCTCCTCCGGCTCCGCCTGCACTTCCGGATCCCTGGAGCCCTCCCATGTGCTGCGGGCCATGGGCCTGCCCTACACCGTTTTGCACGGCTCAATCCGCTTCAGCCTCTCTCGCTTTACCCAGCCGGCAGAGGTGGAGCGGGTGCTGGAGGTTTTGCCGGGGATCATTGAGCATTTGCGGGCCATCTCCCCCTTCAGCCACGAGGCGGAAGACTGGCTGCAACAGCAGGAACGGGAACTGGCTCGCCGCTGA
- the nifU gene encoding Fe-S cluster assembly protein NifU, which yields MWDYSEKVLELFYHPKNQGAMDPSSEPGVRVVVGEVGSITCGDALRLYLKVDEASERILAASFQTFGCTSAIASSSALTELITGLTLDEALRIDNRQIADYLGGLPPAKMHCSVMGQEALEAAIYSYRGLPLPDHTDDDSALVCSCFGVSEQKIRRLIRENRLTSAEEVTAYSKAGGGCGSCLAQIEDLIAAVLAETDTIPSEDSRNSKGNSQNQTEPSPAAPPPVSATATPPPLTTLQKIARIQAVLEEEVRPLLLADGGDVELYDLEGDQVWVRLKGSCTTCPSQQNTLRLLIETRLQEQVWPTLTVHAL from the coding sequence ATGTGGGACTACAGCGAAAAAGTTTTGGAACTCTTCTACCACCCCAAAAACCAAGGGGCGATGGATCCCAGCTCCGAGCCTGGTGTTCGGGTGGTGGTGGGAGAAGTGGGCAGCATCACCTGTGGCGATGCCCTGCGGCTCTACTTAAAGGTGGACGAGGCCAGCGAGCGCATCTTGGCTGCCAGCTTCCAAACCTTCGGCTGCACCAGCGCCATTGCCTCTTCCTCGGCCCTGACGGAGCTGATCACCGGCCTCACTCTGGATGAAGCCCTGCGGATCGACAACCGCCAGATCGCCGATTACCTGGGCGGCTTGCCCCCCGCCAAGATGCACTGCTCGGTGATGGGGCAAGAGGCTCTGGAGGCAGCCATCTACAGCTATCGCGGCCTTCCCCTACCTGACCATACGGATGATGACAGCGCCTTGGTCTGCTCCTGCTTTGGCGTCAGCGAGCAAAAGATCCGCCGCCTGATCCGGGAAAACCGCCTCACCTCCGCTGAGGAAGTAACAGCCTACAGCAAAGCGGGTGGTGGCTGTGGTTCCTGCCTGGCCCAGATTGAAGACCTGATTGCCGCCGTTCTGGCCGAGACCGACACGATCCCTTCAGAAGATTCAAGAAATTCAAAAGGGAACTCCCAAAACCAGACAGAGCCCTCTCCTGCTGCTCCCCCTCCTGTCTCGGCAACAGCGACACCCCCTCCCCTCACCACCTTGCAAAAGATCGCCCGCATTCAGGCCGTCCTGGAGGAGGAAGTTCGCCCGCTGCTGTTGGCCGATGGCGGCGATGTGGAGCTGTACGACCTGGAAGGGGATCAGGTGTGGGTACGCCTCAAGGGATCCTGCACCACCTGCCCCAGCCAGCAAAACACCCTGCGGTTGCTCATCGAAACCCGCCTGCAAGAACAGGTGTGGCCCACCTTAACCGTGCATGCCCTCTAG
- the nifH gene encoding nitrogenase iron protein, translating into MRQIAFYGKGGIGKSTTCQNTVAGMAELGQRIMIVGCDPKADSTRLMLHCKAQTTVLHLAAERGSVEDVELEEVVLTGYRGVRCVESGGPEPGVGCAGRGIITAINFLEENGAYEDLDFVCYDVLGDVVCGGFAMPIREGKAQEIYIVCSGEMMAMYAANNIARGVLKYAYSGGVRLGGLICNSRKVDREIELIEALAEKLNTKMLHFIPRDNVVQHAELRRMTVIEYSPDCNQADEYRALAKKIINNTDLRIPTPISMDELEQLLIEFGVLDDDQKIAHLIGKTEKELAPV; encoded by the coding sequence ATGAGACAAATTGCATTCTACGGCAAAGGCGGTATCGGCAAATCCACCACCTGTCAGAATACCGTTGCCGGTATGGCCGAATTGGGACAGCGGATCATGATCGTCGGCTGCGACCCGAAAGCCGATTCCACCCGCCTCATGTTGCACTGCAAAGCCCAGACCACCGTCCTTCACCTGGCGGCTGAGCGGGGATCCGTAGAAGACGTGGAGCTGGAAGAAGTGGTGCTCACCGGCTACCGAGGGGTGCGCTGCGTGGAATCCGGTGGCCCCGAGCCTGGCGTTGGCTGTGCTGGACGAGGCATCATCACCGCCATCAATTTCTTGGAAGAAAACGGAGCCTACGAGGATCTGGACTTTGTCTGCTACGACGTGCTGGGGGACGTGGTCTGCGGCGGTTTTGCCATGCCCATTCGGGAGGGCAAGGCCCAAGAGATCTACATTGTTTGCTCCGGCGAAATGATGGCCATGTATGCGGCCAACAACATCGCCCGCGGCGTGCTGAAATACGCCTACTCTGGCGGCGTGCGTTTGGGTGGCCTGATCTGCAACAGCCGCAAGGTGGATCGCGAGATCGAGCTGATCGAGGCTCTGGCCGAAAAGCTCAACACCAAGATGCTGCACTTCATCCCCCGCGACAATGTGGTTCAGCACGCAGAATTGCGCCGCATGACGGTGATCGAGTACTCCCCCGACTGCAACCAAGCTGACGAGTATCGGGCCTTGGCCAAAAAGATCATCAACAACACGGATCTGAGGATCCCCACCCCCATCTCTATGGATGAGCTGGAACAGTTGTTGATAGAGTTCGGCGTTTTGGACGACGACCAGAAAATCGCCCACCTCATCGGCAAAACCGAAAAAGAGCTGGCCCCTGTCTGA
- the nifD gene encoding nitrogenase molybdenum-iron protein alpha chain — protein sequence MTTLKSTLKEETRKIVTEVLETYPEKAQKKRAKHLNVYDEGKADCGVKSNIKSIPGVMTTRGCAYAGSKGVVWGPVKDMIHLSHGPVGCGYYSWSGRRNYYVGITGVNTFGTMQFTSDFQERDVVFGGDKKLAKLLVEASELFPLAKGITIQSECPVGLIGDDIEAVAKRVSKEIGKPVVPVRCEGFRGVSQSLGHHIANDTVRDWVLPIADKKAKEGSLNFEPGPYDVALIGDYNIGGDAWSSRILLEEMGLRVVTQFSGDGTWNEMLLAPRVKLNLIHCYRSMNYICRHMEEAYGIPWLEFNFFGPTQIAKSLRAIAQRFDETIQAKAEQVIAKYKPQSEAIIAKYRPRLEGKRVMLMVGGLRPRHVIPAFRELGMEVIATGYEFGHGDDYKRTTQYIDDGTLIYDDVSGYEFEEFAKRLKPDLIASGIKEKYVFQKMALPFRQMHSWDYSGPYHGYDGFAVFARDMDLALNSPTWDLVKAPWKS from the coding sequence ATGACTACTCTGAAAAGTACCCTCAAAGAGGAAACCCGGAAAATCGTAACGGAGGTTCTGGAAACCTACCCCGAAAAAGCTCAGAAAAAGAGAGCTAAGCACCTCAACGTCTATGACGAGGGCAAAGCAGATTGCGGAGTAAAATCTAACATTAAATCCATCCCCGGCGTCATGACCACCCGCGGCTGTGCTTACGCCGGTTCCAAAGGAGTGGTGTGGGGGCCGGTCAAAGACATGATCCACCTCAGCCACGGCCCCGTGGGCTGCGGCTACTACTCCTGGTCGGGACGGCGCAATTACTACGTGGGAATCACCGGGGTGAACACCTTCGGCACCATGCAGTTCACCTCCGATTTTCAGGAGCGAGATGTGGTGTTTGGGGGGGACAAAAAACTGGCCAAACTCTTGGTAGAAGCCAGCGAACTCTTCCCCTTGGCCAAAGGCATTACCATCCAATCCGAATGCCCCGTCGGCTTGATCGGGGATGACATCGAGGCAGTGGCCAAGAGAGTTTCCAAAGAAATTGGCAAGCCGGTGGTACCGGTGCGCTGCGAGGGCTTTCGGGGGGTTTCCCAGTCCCTGGGCCACCACATCGCCAACGATACGGTGCGGGACTGGGTTTTGCCCATTGCTGACAAGAAAGCCAAGGAGGGATCCCTCAACTTTGAGCCCGGCCCTTATGATGTGGCCCTGATTGGGGACTACAACATCGGCGGCGACGCTTGGTCTTCCCGGATTTTGCTGGAAGAGATGGGCCTGCGGGTAGTGACCCAGTTCTCCGGCGATGGCACCTGGAACGAGATGTTGCTTGCCCCCCGGGTAAAGCTGAATCTCATCCACTGCTACCGCTCCATGAACTACATCTGCCGCCACATGGAGGAAGCCTACGGGATCCCCTGGCTGGAGTTCAACTTCTTTGGCCCCACCCAAATTGCCAAATCCCTGCGGGCCATCGCCCAGCGGTTTGACGAGACCATCCAGGCCAAGGCAGAGCAGGTGATCGCCAAGTACAAGCCCCAGAGCGAGGCCATCATTGCCAAGTACCGTCCCCGCCTGGAGGGCAAGCGGGTGATGCTGATGGTGGGCGGACTGCGGCCCCGCCACGTCATCCCGGCCTTCCGGGAGCTGGGCATGGAGGTGATTGCCACCGGCTACGAATTCGGCCACGGCGACGACTACAAGCGCACCACCCAGTACATCGACGATGGCACCCTCATCTACGATGACGTGTCCGGCTACGAGTTTGAAGAATTTGCCAAGAGGTTGAAGCCAGATCTCATCGCCTCCGGCATCAAGGAGAAGTACGTCTTTCAAAAGATGGCTTTGCCCTTCCGCCAGATGCACTCTTGGGACTACTCCGGCCCCTACCACGGCTACGACGGCTTTGCCGTGTTCGCTCGCGATATGGATTTGGCTTTGAATAGCCCCACCTGGGATCTGGTCAAAGCCCCCTGGAAATCCTAG
- the nifK gene encoding nitrogenase molybdenum-iron protein subunit beta, whose amino-acid sequence MPQDIQDIKDHARLFQDPEYQALLQCKQTFEDLPSPEEVARVAEWTKSWEYREKNFQREALTINPAKACQPLGAIFAAVGFEGTLPFVHGSQGCVAYFRTHLTRHFKEPFSAVSTSMTEDAAVFGGLKNLIEGLENAYALYKPKMIAVCTTCMAEVIGDDLGAFITTARNEGVISRDFPVPYAHTPSFVGSHITGYDNMLKAILSTLTEPVGRTGSNGYINVIPGFDTYMGNLREIKRIFGLFGIPLTLLADNSDYLDSPNDGTFHMYPGGTPLEVAAQCLNAEATFSFQRYTTPKTLEFLAEASGRPTLTARPVGIRGTDEFLMQLSQLTGKPIPAELEIERGRAVDAFTDSQAWIHGKRVALYGDPDLVMGLLSLLLELGAEPIHVVVTNSNEEFEAEARALLASSPYGQGATVWGGKDLWHLRSLMFTEPVDLLIGNSYGKYLWRDTGTPLVRIGYPIFDRHHLHRYPTYGYVGALNLLNWIVNTILDEADRRSIIPGKTDISFDLIR is encoded by the coding sequence ATGCCGCAAGATATCCAAGACATCAAAGATCATGCCCGCCTGTTTCAAGATCCGGAATATCAGGCGCTTCTGCAGTGCAAGCAAACCTTTGAAGATCTCCCTTCCCCGGAAGAAGTGGCCCGGGTGGCCGAATGGACAAAATCTTGGGAATACCGGGAGAAAAACTTTCAGCGGGAAGCTTTGACGATAAACCCTGCCAAAGCCTGCCAACCCTTGGGGGCCATCTTCGCCGCTGTCGGCTTCGAGGGAACTCTGCCCTTTGTCCATGGATCCCAGGGGTGTGTGGCCTATTTTCGCACCCATCTCACCCGCCACTTTAAGGAGCCCTTTTCGGCGGTCTCCACCTCGATGACGGAAGATGCGGCGGTGTTTGGCGGCCTCAAAAACCTAATCGAGGGACTGGAAAATGCCTACGCCCTCTACAAGCCCAAGATGATCGCCGTGTGCACCACCTGCATGGCGGAGGTGATCGGGGATGACCTGGGGGCCTTCATCACCACGGCCAGAAATGAGGGAGTGATTTCCCGCGACTTCCCGGTGCCCTATGCCCACACGCCAAGCTTTGTGGGATCCCACATCACCGGCTATGACAACATGCTCAAGGCCATTCTCAGCACCCTCACCGAGCCGGTGGGCCGCACGGGTAGCAATGGCTACATCAACGTCATCCCCGGTTTCGATACCTACATGGGCAACTTGCGGGAGATCAAGCGCATCTTCGGCTTATTCGGGATCCCGCTGACTTTGCTGGCGGACAACTCCGACTATTTGGATTCGCCCAACGACGGCACTTTCCACATGTATCCCGGCGGAACCCCTCTGGAGGTGGCCGCCCAATGCTTGAACGCCGAGGCTACTTTTTCCTTCCAGCGCTACACCACGCCCAAGACCCTGGAGTTTCTAGCAGAGGCCTCGGGTCGGCCCACCCTGACGGCGCGGCCAGTGGGTATTCGGGGCACGGATGAGTTTTTGATGCAGCTATCCCAGTTAACGGGCAAGCCCATTCCCGCCGAGCTGGAGATCGAACGGGGCCGGGCGGTGGATGCTTTCACGGACTCCCAAGCGTGGATCCACGGCAAGCGGGTAGCCCTGTATGGGGATCCGGATCTGGTGATGGGCTTGCTCAGCCTGTTGCTGGAGCTGGGAGCGGAGCCGATCCATGTGGTGGTGACCAACAGCAACGAGGAGTTCGAAGCCGAGGCGCGGGCACTGCTGGCCTCCAGTCCCTATGGACAGGGGGCAACCGTCTGGGGGGGCAAGGATCTCTGGCATCTGCGCTCTCTGATGTTCACCGAGCCGGTGGATCTGCTGATCGGCAATTCCTACGGCAAATACCTGTGGCGGGATACGGGCACGCCTTTGGTGCGCATCGGCTACCCCATCTTCGACCGCCACCATCTGCATCGCTATCCCACCTATGGCTATGTGGGGGCGCTCAACCTCCTTAACTGGATTGTCAACACCATTCTGGATGAGGCAGATCGGCGCAGCATCATCCCCGGCAAAACCGACATCTCCTTCGACTTAATTCGTTAG
- the nifV gene encoding homocitrate synthase, producing the protein MNSSITINDTTLRDGEQAAGVAFQIPEKISIAALLDAIGVPEIEVGIPAMGAVETEAIRAMLSLGLRAHLLGWNRAVPSDILASIRCGLKRIHISVPVSDRQIAAKFQGDRPRLLRQLRQCVEMALEQGLWVSVGAEDASRTPLEQVIELAQMAQSWGCRRFRYCDTVGVLDPFSTYKQIRRLVRAIDIPVEMHTHDDLGMATANALAGIRAGAQSVNTTVNGLGERAGNAPLEEVVMALRCTLGIDVGVDTRRLRELSQQVARASGAPLPPWKAIVGDNAFAHESGIHAAGVLRDPQTYEPFPPEAVGSQRRLVLGKHSGRHLLLQILKEQGIPVEQIPPGQLEKLLEQVRQHVTHCKHPIPPAELARYCRATLTQWAQHTPEPIPEESHPDVV; encoded by the coding sequence ATGAATTCCTCTATCACCATCAACGACACCACCCTACGCGATGGGGAGCAAGCGGCAGGGGTAGCCTTCCAAATCCCCGAGAAAATCTCCATTGCTGCCCTCTTGGATGCCATTGGCGTGCCCGAGATCGAGGTGGGGATCCCGGCCATGGGCGCCGTGGAAACGGAAGCCATTCGCGCCATGCTCAGCCTGGGGCTGCGGGCCCACCTGCTGGGGTGGAACCGGGCTGTGCCCAGCGATATCCTCGCCTCTATTCGTTGCGGCCTCAAGCGGATCCACATCTCCGTGCCGGTCTCGGATCGGCAAATCGCTGCCAAGTTCCAAGGGGATCGCCCTCGGCTGCTGCGACAGTTGCGCCAATGCGTGGAGATGGCCTTGGAGCAAGGGCTGTGGGTCTCGGTGGGGGCAGAAGATGCCAGCCGCACCCCCCTGGAGCAGGTGATCGAGTTGGCCCAAATGGCCCAAAGCTGGGGCTGTCGGCGCTTCCGCTACTGCGATACGGTAGGCGTTTTGGATCCCTTTAGCACCTACAAGCAGATTCGCCGTCTGGTGCGGGCCATCGATATCCCTGTGGAGATGCATACCCACGACGACCTGGGCATGGCCACTGCCAATGCCTTAGCCGGGATCCGCGCCGGCGCTCAGTCGGTGAACACCACCGTCAACGGCTTGGGGGAACGGGCCGGCAATGCCCCCTTGGAAGAGGTGGTGATGGCTTTGCGCTGCACCTTGGGGATCGATGTTGGGGTGGATACCCGCCGTTTGCGGGAGCTGTCTCAACAGGTGGCACGGGCCAGCGGTGCTCCCCTCCCCCCCTGGAAGGCCATCGTTGGCGACAACGCCTTTGCCCACGAGTCGGGCATTCACGCTGCAGGGGTGCTACGGGATCCCCAGACCTATGAGCCTTTCCCACCAGAGGCGGTAGGCAGCCAGCGGCGGCTGGTGTTGGGCAAACACTCCGGCCGGCATTTGCTGCTCCAGATCCTCAAGGAACAGGGGATCCCTGTCGAGCAGATCCCACCTGGCCAACTGGAAAAGCTCCTGGAACAGGTGCGGCAGCACGTCACCCACTGCAAGCATCCGATCCCACCGGCGGAACTGGCCCGTTATTGCCGCGCAACGCTGACGCAATGGGCGCAACACACTCCAGAACCCATCCCAGAGGAGAGCCATCCCGATGTTGTCTAA